A stretch of Kyrpidia spormannii DNA encodes these proteins:
- the fliD gene encoding flagellar filament capping protein FliD: MILGATGSTNSGSGFNAIDYSHIAGLASGIDTDSMVKAMMQAESIPLNRLMQQKQLWQWKQDDYRQVNSALLDFRTNELFSMKLQSTFLAKTVSSSDTSVVTATAAATSPAASYSVSVSQLAQGVTVASATALTAAGKPQLNPNAPLNQLSTATGWSPGAGPHQVTINGETVTFDPATDTLNTLLAKISSDPKTGVTAFYDAVQDKVVFQTTATGSGAKISVSGDNDNLFAGLFHLNPAGNVASVNAIGTLTKDASLRINGVSFNFSAGQTLSDIVTAINGQTAVTGVQAQDDGSGHLKLLPVNGGAAGPTLYSPISVEVVSDPGNAFGGFQGVSANAAKDAIYTVNGYTSYSATNTVVYNGVTMTLKGVSAKDANGNPVSSSLVVTTDVDTVVKAIEGFVDKYNSLMKTMNDLYHEKRNYDYPPLTDDQKSQMTQDQITKWETMAKSGMLSSDPLLGNVIDSLRGIAGSVLQGQAPSTVNGQTVTLNSLASIGITTGDWWEYGQLHVNEDQLRAAVQADPQAVMRLFTNPTSSVTDTSSPGAGIAAKLYNAVNTAIDQISQEAGSASDLVDNSWIGQQVREIDTQAAEMQQQLDQKRQYYYQQFTAMEQALSQLNSQAGFFQSMMAGH, translated from the coding sequence ATGATTCTCGGGGCGACGGGGTCGACGAACTCCGGAAGCGGATTCAATGCCATCGACTACAGTCACATTGCCGGTTTGGCCTCCGGGATTGACACGGACAGCATGGTCAAAGCCATGATGCAGGCGGAAAGTATCCCCCTGAACCGCTTGATGCAACAAAAGCAGCTGTGGCAGTGGAAACAGGACGACTACCGTCAGGTGAACAGCGCGCTGTTGGATTTTCGCACCAATGAGTTGTTCTCGATGAAGCTGCAGTCGACGTTTTTGGCGAAAACGGTTTCCAGCTCGGACACTTCGGTGGTGACGGCCACGGCGGCCGCCACGTCCCCGGCCGCTTCGTATTCCGTTTCGGTGAGCCAGTTGGCCCAGGGGGTGACAGTTGCGTCCGCAACGGCCTTGACGGCGGCGGGGAAGCCGCAACTGAATCCGAACGCGCCCCTGAACCAGTTGAGCACGGCTACAGGTTGGAGCCCCGGGGCGGGGCCGCACCAAGTGACGATCAACGGGGAGACGGTGACCTTCGACCCGGCCACGGACACGTTGAACACGTTGTTGGCCAAGATCAGCAGCGATCCCAAGACTGGGGTGACGGCTTTTTATGATGCCGTCCAGGACAAAGTGGTGTTTCAAACGACGGCCACGGGCAGCGGGGCGAAGATTTCCGTCAGCGGGGACAACGACAATCTCTTTGCGGGCCTGTTTCACCTGAATCCTGCAGGGAATGTGGCCTCGGTGAACGCCATCGGGACGCTTACAAAAGATGCGAGTTTGCGCATCAATGGAGTTTCCTTCAATTTCTCGGCGGGGCAGACTCTTTCGGACATCGTGACTGCGATTAACGGTCAGACCGCCGTGACGGGGGTACAGGCTCAGGATGACGGCTCCGGGCATCTTAAACTTTTGCCGGTAAACGGTGGGGCGGCGGGTCCCACGTTGTACTCGCCCATCAGTGTGGAGGTGGTCAGCGATCCCGGGAATGCCTTTGGCGGGTTCCAGGGTGTCAGTGCGAACGCGGCGAAGGATGCCATCTACACCGTCAATGGCTATACGTCGTACAGTGCCACCAACACCGTGGTCTACAATGGTGTAACGATGACCCTCAAAGGTGTGTCCGCGAAAGACGCGAACGGAAACCCCGTTTCTTCGAGTTTGGTGGTCACCACCGATGTGGATACGGTGGTCAAAGCGATCGAAGGGTTTGTGGATAAGTATAATAGCCTCATGAAGACGATGAACGATCTGTACCACGAGAAACGGAATTACGACTATCCGCCTCTCACCGACGATCAGAAGTCCCAGATGACCCAGGATCAGATTACAAAATGGGAAACAATGGCTAAAAGTGGCATGTTGTCCAGTGACCCCCTTTTGGGGAATGTTATCGACAGCCTGCGGGGAATTGCCGGGTCGGTTCTTCAGGGACAGGCGCCTTCCACGGTGAACGGGCAGACCGTGACCCTGAACAGCTTGGCGTCTATCGGCATCACCACGGGAGATTGGTGGGAGTATGGGCAACTGCACGTGAACGAAGATCAACTCCGGGCGGCGGTGCAGGCGGATCCCCAGGCGGTGATGCGGCTGTTCACCAATCCGACCTCGAGCGTGACGGATACCAGCAGCCCGGGGGCCGGGATCGCCGCAAAACTCTATAATGCGGTCAATACCGCCATCGACCAGATCAGCCAAGAGGCGGGCAGCGCGTCGGACCTGGTCGACAACAGTTGGATCGGTCAACAGGTCCGGGAGATCGACACCCAGGCGGCGGAGATGCAGCAGCAATTAGACCAGAAACGTCAGTATTACTACCAGCAGTTTACCGCCATGGAACAGGCCTTGTCG